From a single Acidobacteriota bacterium genomic region:
- a CDS encoding sulfotransferase: MLPNLVIIGAMKCGTTSLHGYLSLHPQIFMSEQKELNFFIKSKGWANGLDWYEAQFPEPAEIRGESSPNYTKHPNFPGVPERMHQVIPDAKLVYIVRHPIERIVSHYIHQISAGLETRTMEATLEKLDHNPLINCTRYYWQLEQFLKYYPADRILIFDNQDLENQRVATIQRVFKFLGVDDTFTHEDFSFKLHQSKHKRKPSFVSQVVLKMFPRTSPRRRRLLHLFGQELERPTINEATKHRIMEYLHPDIEQLKAFTGLKFEDWKI; the protein is encoded by the coding sequence ATGCTTCCCAACCTTGTCATCATTGGGGCCATGAAATGTGGAACCACCAGTCTCCACGGCTACTTAAGTCTTCACCCTCAGATTTTTATGTCTGAACAGAAGGAACTGAACTTTTTTATCAAATCGAAAGGCTGGGCGAACGGGTTGGACTGGTATGAAGCGCAATTTCCTGAACCGGCTGAGATTCGCGGGGAATCATCACCTAACTACACCAAACACCCAAATTTCCCTGGGGTTCCTGAGCGGATGCACCAGGTCATTCCAGATGCCAAACTGGTCTACATTGTCCGTCACCCGATTGAGCGCATTGTTTCGCACTATATCCACCAGATTTCAGCCGGGCTTGAAACCCGGACAATGGAAGCAACCCTGGAAAAACTTGATCACAATCCGTTGATCAACTGCACCCGCTATTACTGGCAACTGGAACAATTTCTGAAGTATTACCCGGCAGATCGGATCCTTATTTTTGATAATCAGGATCTGGAAAATCAACGGGTGGCGACCATTCAGCGTGTGTTCAAATTTTTGGGGGTAGACGACACCTTCACCCACGAAGATTTTTCATTCAAACTCCATCAATCAAAGCACAAACGGAAACCATCTTTTGTGTCACAGGTCGTGCTCAAGATGTTTCCGCGAACTTCCCCGCGCCGCCGTCGCCTGCTCCATTTGTTTGGGCAGGAACTGGAACGGCCCACCATAAACGAAGCCACCAAACATCGAATTA